From the genome of Legionella beliardensis:
CTCTTTGTAGCATTAGTAAGCGCTATGATTGCTATTATTGCCGCAGCGCTTATGGTAAGTAATATTCGCTATTATAGCTTTAAAGAAGTTGATTTTAAGGGTAAAGTTCCTTTTTTATATTTATTACTCATGGTCATTTTATTTGTAGCGGTTGCAGCTAATCCGTCATTTATTTTATTCACAGGCTTTGTTATTTATGCGTTATCAGGGCCAATTCAATTATTCGTAAAATTACATCGAATTCGCAGACAAAGAAAATCCTTTAAAGATTGATAGTGCTCAATTATTTATGTAGGCTGCGCCACTCGGCCCCCCAATAATCGCTTTTTATTCAGGTTCGTCAAAGCGATTATTGATGAGATCGATTAAGGCCTTTTCCATGTCTTTTTCATCGGGACCATCAATTTTAATAATTAATTCTGAGCCTTGGCTGGCAGCAAGCATCATAACACCCATAATACTTTTGCCATTGACTTTTTGTGACTGCTTAATGACTTCAATATGACTTTGAAAGCGAGCTGCTGTCGAGACAAATTTAGCTGAAGCACGAGCATGCAGCCCTAGTTTATTAATAATACGTACATTGGTTTCAATCATAAAAGTCAACTTATTTAAGGCGTTAAACCTGTGGTTCTAACAGGCCATTTACTAGAAGATCATATAATGATTCCGCATTACTTAAGTTTCGGCAAGCTTTTCTAAAGCAAGGGTCGCTAAATTGCTTAATAATTGCTGCAAGAATCGTTAAATGATGTTCCTCTTGATTAGCAGGCATCATTAACCCAATAACTAAATCTACAGGTTGCTTATCTTCTGCACCAAAGTCAATAGGATGTATTAATTTAATAAAGCAGGCTTTTGGTTCATTGATGGCTGGCATGCGTATATGTGGGAGCATGATGCCATGGCCAATAGTGGTACTACCAAGGTTTTCACGATGCCAATAGGCATCAAAGAGCTCATTAAGGCTAAGTTCAGGTGTAGTATGAGCAAATAGTTCACTTATTTTATGAAAGACTGCTGTTTTACTCTGCGAAATGGTGTCTATACAAACCTGCTGCGGGGTGATTAAGTAACCTAGTTTCATAAACATTTCGGCTAAAAATACTTATTTTACCGTTCGTTTATTCATTCTTGCAAGTTTAAATCATTATGAGTGAGGAGTCTGCACCTGTCCTTGGTACAGATAAGTTAGGGGAACAAAGTTAGAGCGGTACTAGTGAGCACGTAATTTTTCCTTATGTTTAATAAGCTGCTGATCTAATTTATCAACGAGATCATTAATTGCAATATACATATCATCATGTTGAGCGCTGGCATGTATGGTCCCTTTAGCAACATGTATTGTTGCTTCAGCAATTTGAGCTAATTTTTCTATATTAAAAACAACATGAATCGCAGTGATATTATCAAAATGATGCATTAACTTAGCAAATTTATCTTCAGTATATGCTCTTAATGCTGGGGTCACTTCCATCTGATGGCCGGTGAAGTTTATTTGCATAACTTTTTCTCCTCTTTTATTAACTACTAATTGTTTTACGTTCATTTGATGGAGCAATACACATTGCCTCACGATATTTTGCTACGGTTCGGCGTGCAACTTTAATACCTTGCTCACTGATTAATTGAGCAATTTTACTATCACTAAGTGGCTTTTGGCGATTTTCGGCAGCAATTATTTTTTTAATAACAGCACGTATTGCTGTTGAAGAGCATTCGCCTCCGCTTGCAGTAGCAACATGGCTTGAGAAAAAGTATTTTAATTCAAACACACCGCGTGGTGTATGCATGAATTTTTTGGTGGTTACTCTGGAAATAGTTGATTCATGCATATCTAAAGCAATGGCTACGTCATTTAGTATAAGCGGCTTCATTGCTTCTTCACCATGTTCTAGGAATTCAACTTGGCGATCGACAATGCAACGAGCTACTTTAAGCAAGGTTTCCTGGCGGCTTTGAATGCTTTTTAAAAACCATCTGGCTTCTTGCAGGTTATTTTTTAAAAATTGGTTGTCTGAGCTGGTATTAGCACGCTGAATCATCGCTGCATATTGGCCATTGATTGCTAAACGAGGTAGAGTCGCTTGATTTAAATAGACCTGCCAATGTCCGTCAATTTTTTTAACGATAACGTCTGGGTTAATGTATTCTATATTATTTTGTTGAATTAAATTGCCAGGTTTTGGATGTAGGCGGTGAATTATCTGTAATACACGGTTAATAGCTGCTTCATTAATACGATAACTTTTTATTAATTGTCGATAATTATGTTGCCCTAATAATTCAAGATCGTTTTTAATGATCATTTTTGTTAATTCAACATCATTATCATGTTCAGGCAATTGGCTAAGTTGTGCTAAAAGTGACTCAGCTAAGTTAAGGGTAGCACAACCTACCGGGTCAAAAAGTTGTAGTCGATGCCTGACAGCTTCGATTTCCTCAATATCTAGGGGGTAAGCTTCACTATTTAGGCTAGTATGTAAATCATTGACTGATATTGTTAAAAAGCCGTCATCATCTATGGCATCAATAATCGCTGTAGCAATCACGCGATCAATATCGGACATAGGGGTTAAATCTAACTGCCACCTTAGATGTTCTTGTAAATTGGTTGTCGTGCAATATAGATTTTCGTAGTTAATATCAT
Proteins encoded in this window:
- a CDS encoding RNA polymerase factor sigma-54, producing MKPSLQLSISQQLTLTPQLQQAIRLLQLSTVDLQLEIQQVVESNPMLEVLPNEEKEEVNDNSKQNTEDNDFQWSQLYNLNKRTNFEDNDINYENLYCTTTNLQEHLRWQLDLTPMSDIDRVIATAIIDAIDDDGFLTISVNDLHTSLNSEAYPLDIEEIEAVRHRLQLFDPVGCATLNLAESLLAQLSQLPEHDNDVELTKMIIKNDLELLGQHNYRQLIKSYRINEAAINRVLQIIHRLHPKPGNLIQQNNIEYINPDVIVKKIDGHWQVYLNQATLPRLAINGQYAAMIQRANTSSDNQFLKNNLQEARWFLKSIQSRQETLLKVARCIVDRQVEFLEHGEEAMKPLILNDVAIALDMHESTISRVTTKKFMHTPRGVFELKYFFSSHVATASGGECSSTAIRAVIKKIIAAENRQKPLSDSKIAQLISEQGIKVARRTVAKYREAMCIAPSNERKTISS
- a CDS encoding HPr family phosphocarrier protein yields the protein MIETNVRIINKLGLHARASAKFVSTAARFQSHIEVIKQSQKVNGKSIMGVMMLAASQGSELIIKIDGPDEKDMEKALIDLINNRFDEPE
- a CDS encoding PTS sugar transporter subunit IIA — protein: MFMKLGYLITPQQVCIDTISQSKTAVFHKISELFAHTTPELSLNELFDAYWHRENLGSTTIGHGIMLPHIRMPAINEPKACFIKLIHPIDFGAEDKQPVDLVIGLMMPANQEEHHLTILAAIIKQFSDPCFRKACRNLSNAESLYDLLVNGLLEPQV
- the hpf gene encoding ribosome hibernation-promoting factor, HPF/YfiA family, which codes for MQINFTGHQMEVTPALRAYTEDKFAKLMHHFDNITAIHVVFNIEKLAQIAEATIHVAKGTIHASAQHDDMYIAINDLVDKLDQQLIKHKEKLRAH